One genomic segment of Mesoterricola silvestris includes these proteins:
- a CDS encoding AAA family ATPase, translating into MPFPGKHPYKLDGMALERMVHRSLAEGKPKAFSVHSFRALRVSEFKAFGSPQNIPIRPITIIFGPNSAGKSSVLHSLVYLHEVEKTGEVDVRKPSLSKGMIDLGGWAQFHHPVEDGDGMAFELGFQGSSFPSSKDLCDCCDEDLGYYFSVVSLPDEYSDTGSTFYCHGMMTVDGRPLLSAAGHHDDEWDPDFDLSDKDLQATWADLLKRKKMLPRRVGQLDEFGDDPVLEKVVEAINGGLEWGGTGPMDRWAATRGNAPKCAPTISSLRQTVAKVSTEMVEAVESLMTRMSYHGPFREYRSRESLIVEPAMRQSGSTPGSRSEDAWETLFHRYDVRAQVNAWMKTCGTLETGYEVIRRRFVDAESIFDIVLKVVQEGAGILESDDRGYQGTRYRLEIAAQSQLAEDPGIIEAARKAFLLLESLHVLAPSKIKEPTQELALQLTLHMVDTMPFKRLDQLLLIERRTGKEVSLRDIGVGLSQLLPLIVSAFAAWNELILVEQPELHVHPALQAELADVVIRSAVGEQKNTFILETHSEHLLLRILRRIRETTSGSLPDGLVPIRPEDVSVLFVEKAEGGAVVTPIPITHDGDFAVPWPHGFFPERAQELF; encoded by the coding sequence ATGCCTTTCCCTGGTAAGCACCCGTACAAACTAGATGGCATGGCTTTGGAAAGAATGGTCCATCGTTCGCTGGCGGAGGGAAAACCCAAAGCCTTTTCCGTCCATTCCTTTCGGGCCCTGAGGGTAAGCGAATTTAAGGCGTTTGGATCACCCCAGAATATTCCGATTCGGCCTATCACAATCATTTTTGGCCCCAACAGTGCAGGGAAAAGCAGTGTCTTACACAGCCTGGTCTACCTTCATGAGGTTGAAAAAACAGGTGAAGTGGACGTTCGGAAGCCATCTTTGTCAAAAGGGATGATTGATCTGGGGGGGTGGGCCCAATTCCACCACCCTGTTGAAGACGGCGATGGGATGGCATTTGAACTCGGGTTTCAGGGATCCTCTTTCCCGTCGAGCAAGGATCTCTGCGACTGCTGTGATGAAGACCTTGGTTACTATTTTTCCGTCGTTTCCTTGCCCGACGAATACAGCGACACCGGTTCAACCTTCTATTGCCATGGCATGATGACTGTCGATGGAAGGCCCTTGCTCAGTGCGGCTGGCCATCATGACGACGAATGGGATCCCGATTTTGACCTCAGCGACAAGGATCTTCAGGCGACTTGGGCAGACCTTCTGAAACGAAAAAAGATGCTGCCCAGGAGGGTGGGTCAACTTGATGAGTTCGGGGACGACCCCGTTCTGGAGAAAGTGGTAGAGGCCATCAACGGTGGCCTGGAATGGGGTGGAACGGGTCCAATGGATCGCTGGGCCGCAACGCGTGGCAATGCTCCTAAGTGCGCTCCCACCATTTCTTCACTCAGGCAGACTGTGGCCAAAGTATCCACCGAAATGGTTGAGGCGGTAGAAAGCCTAATGACCAGGATGAGCTACCATGGGCCCTTCAGAGAATATCGGAGCCGCGAATCACTCATCGTCGAACCGGCAATGCGTCAGAGTGGCAGTACGCCTGGAAGTAGGAGCGAGGATGCATGGGAGACGCTATTCCATCGATATGACGTTCGGGCACAGGTGAATGCGTGGATGAAAACCTGTGGCACGCTGGAAACAGGCTACGAGGTGATCCGGCGACGTTTTGTTGATGCCGAAAGCATTTTCGATATTGTATTGAAGGTAGTTCAAGAAGGCGCAGGCATCCTTGAAAGTGATGATCGGGGGTACCAAGGCACCCGGTACCGACTTGAGATCGCTGCCCAATCGCAGCTTGCAGAGGACCCAGGCATCATTGAGGCAGCAAGGAAAGCCTTCCTGCTCCTGGAGTCCTTGCATGTGCTCGCACCATCCAAGATCAAAGAACCGACCCAGGAACTCGCGCTCCAGTTGACGCTCCACATGGTGGACACGATGCCATTCAAGCGACTGGACCAATTGCTTCTGATCGAACGCAGGACCGGAAAGGAAGTCAGTTTGCGGGATATTGGTGTGGGACTCAGCCAGCTTCTCCCCCTCATCGTTTCTGCCTTCGCTGCATGGAATGAGCTCATCCTGGTCGAACAGCCGGAACTCCATGTCCACCCGGCACTACAGGCCGAATTGGCTGACGTCGTAATCCGCTCTGCGGTTGGGGAGCAAAAGAACACATTCATTCTGGAAACCCACAGCGAGCACCTCCTCCTCAGGATCCTCCGCAGGATCCGGGAAACCACCTCCGGAAGCCTTCCCGATGGCCTTGTGCCAATCCGCCCCGAGGACGTTTCTGTGCTATTCGTGGAAAAGGCGGAAGGGGGGGCCGTTGTAACCCCTATTCCCATCACCCATGACGGGGATTTTGCAGTTCCATGGCCACATGGCTTTTTCCCCGAACGTGCCCAGGAGTTGTTCTAG
- a CDS encoding AAA family ATPase, which translates to MGLLECQRGFAGSTILSNLQEIEHSLLAKWDDEPSVHSKYGMAKMTLVEEIISWSDGLNDWQRDALRRLFLQESLTANDIDELIAMVKETYGGGPSAPVRPDLLTQAHVPGAGSGATVQLIEISNFKHVNGFPTSRQPVKFESSGLTVLFGENGAGKSGYARILKNACRARSREDVKPDAFGPTTSGPRVPSAEISVFVDGNSQRVQWTQGGPSNPNLSMISVYDAACARHYVEKEGSPAFLPYGLGQLNRMAAAQKEMQRRITAERDAIVLNARVFEPLKGATAVGAMISTLGPDTVLSALRALGTLTAEDSGRIKDLDQLLQELNPEPKAKSLDRLAERLTLATERSQKAQRFVSDAALAKGKALCEAEQAAKAAYEIAQQQLQGTDRPEQPDTLLLGTGNAIWKALYDAAEKFSAAHAYLDHPFPNTEEGAKCVLCQMELAPDARRRMRRFAEFVAGQAANNAAVAEEALRKALSTIAEANFAPLDSPTMTELQSFDPEMYSDIDAATTAWSARRQWLQDAIKNNDWTSPIPLLPLGDALDARLQAKVQKLRLTATALRQSVNPATRAPLETELRELKARQSLTVLLPQASQFVADSVRRRELDRCYAALNPQGVSTKMTTLAKAHVTSALAAAMNKELAYLEYRRRVHPELTGRTDQGNTFVALRIKDSALDAHLVLSEGEQRALALALFLAEVRSLPHQSAVIFDDPSTSLDHRYRRNMAKSIVALATERQVLVFTHDAVFLTEIDHALRKANQKAYYKSVGWDAAPGNVVDGLTWETMNCKMRLEEIENLAKAIKESSGDYMGEENAKRVAEGYSKLRGTIERAVREEFMNNTVQPFSNVVSVDSFGAVIGHPQEEWDAVMDVYDRACEATEAHDTPAEHQLPIPVPEQLIRDIKTICEQIAKAKTRRSAFESERSKRNAQRKKPFLVG; encoded by the coding sequence ATGGGCCTTCTGGAATGCCAGAGGGGTTTCGCAGGATCGACTATTTTATCGAATCTGCAAGAAATAGAGCATTCCCTTCTCGCCAAGTGGGATGATGAACCATCTGTTCACAGCAAATATGGGATGGCCAAAATGACACTGGTAGAGGAGATTATCAGTTGGTCGGATGGGTTGAATGATTGGCAGAGAGATGCCCTTCGACGGCTGTTCCTTCAGGAATCACTTACGGCAAATGATATTGACGAATTAATTGCCATGGTCAAGGAGACTTACGGAGGTGGACCTTCCGCGCCGGTGAGACCTGACCTTTTGACTCAAGCACATGTGCCCGGTGCTGGAAGCGGAGCAACCGTGCAACTTATTGAGATTTCAAATTTCAAGCATGTGAATGGATTCCCAACCAGTCGGCAACCGGTCAAGTTTGAGTCCTCCGGATTGACAGTCCTATTTGGGGAAAACGGGGCTGGAAAGTCCGGCTATGCCAGGATCTTAAAGAATGCTTGCCGGGCGCGAAGCAGGGAAGACGTGAAACCTGATGCATTTGGACCAACCACCAGCGGCCCACGGGTCCCTTCCGCTGAGATATCCGTGTTTGTCGATGGCAACTCCCAGCGAGTGCAGTGGACCCAGGGAGGGCCATCCAACCCCAACCTAAGCATGATCTCGGTCTACGATGCCGCCTGTGCGAGGCACTACGTTGAAAAGGAAGGGTCCCCAGCCTTTTTACCGTATGGATTAGGGCAGCTCAATCGCATGGCCGCCGCCCAGAAAGAAATGCAACGCAGGATTACTGCTGAGCGCGATGCGATTGTGTTGAATGCGAGGGTCTTCGAGCCTCTCAAGGGCGCGACCGCAGTAGGGGCAATGATCAGCACTCTCGGACCAGACACTGTCCTCAGTGCCTTGCGCGCGTTGGGAACCCTAACTGCCGAGGACTCAGGCCGAATCAAGGATTTGGACCAACTTCTCCAGGAGTTGAATCCTGAACCAAAGGCAAAATCTCTCGACAGGCTTGCTGAACGCCTGACCTTGGCTACTGAACGGTCCCAGAAGGCCCAGCGTTTTGTCTCTGACGCAGCGCTTGCCAAGGGAAAGGCATTGTGCGAAGCCGAGCAGGCTGCCAAAGCTGCCTATGAAATCGCTCAGCAACAATTGCAAGGCACAGATCGGCCGGAGCAACCCGATACGCTTCTACTCGGCACTGGCAACGCCATCTGGAAAGCCCTCTACGATGCTGCTGAAAAATTCTCGGCCGCCCATGCTTACCTCGATCACCCTTTTCCAAATACCGAGGAGGGCGCGAAGTGCGTGTTATGCCAGATGGAATTGGCGCCGGATGCGCGGCGGCGGATGCGACGGTTTGCTGAATTTGTTGCAGGTCAGGCAGCCAACAATGCAGCCGTTGCTGAAGAAGCCTTGCGAAAGGCCCTTTCAACAATTGCAGAAGCGAACTTTGCTCCATTAGATTCACCGACCATGACGGAGTTGCAGTCCTTCGACCCAGAGATGTACTCAGACATCGATGCCGCCACGACTGCTTGGTCCGCACGTCGACAGTGGCTCCAAGATGCCATCAAGAACAATGATTGGACCTCGCCCATCCCTCTATTGCCGCTCGGTGATGCCTTGGATGCTAGGCTGCAAGCCAAGGTGCAAAAACTACGGCTGACTGCAACGGCTCTTCGCCAATCCGTAAATCCGGCCACCCGCGCTCCATTGGAAACCGAATTGCGAGAGCTGAAGGCCCGCCAATCCTTGACTGTACTATTGCCGCAGGCCTCCCAGTTCGTGGCCGATAGTGTCCGCAGACGAGAGCTCGATCGGTGCTATGCAGCGCTAAACCCCCAGGGTGTTTCCACAAAAATGACAACCTTGGCCAAGGCGCACGTTACGTCTGCGCTGGCTGCAGCCATGAACAAAGAGCTTGCATATCTAGAGTATCGTCGCCGCGTTCATCCAGAACTGACAGGCCGTACGGATCAAGGTAATACCTTCGTCGCCCTGCGAATCAAAGATTCCGCCCTGGATGCCCACTTGGTTCTTTCTGAGGGCGAGCAGCGTGCCCTAGCCCTGGCGTTATTCCTCGCAGAAGTTCGCTCTCTTCCACACCAATCGGCCGTAATTTTTGATGACCCCTCGACATCCCTTGATCACCGTTACCGACGAAACATGGCGAAGAGCATCGTAGCCTTGGCAACAGAGCGACAGGTATTGGTATTCACCCACGACGCGGTGTTCCTCACCGAAATTGATCATGCCTTGCGTAAGGCCAATCAGAAAGCTTACTACAAGTCCGTCGGATGGGACGCAGCACCAGGAAATGTCGTGGACGGCCTCACATGGGAAACAATGAATTGCAAGATGCGCCTGGAAGAGATCGAAAACCTGGCCAAGGCCATCAAGGAAAGCTCCGGTGACTATATGGGCGAGGAGAATGCCAAGCGGGTCGCGGAGGGATACAGCAAGTTGCGCGGCACAATTGAACGCGCCGTTCGGGAAGAATTCATGAACAACACAGTTCAGCCATTCAGCAATGTTGTATCGGTGGATTCCTTCGGGGCTGTAATTGGCCATCCCCAAGAAGAATGGGATGCGGTCATGGACGTATACGATCGCGCCTGTGAAGCCACAGAAGCGCACGATACACCCGCCGAACATCAGCTACCAATACCGGTACCGGAGCAGTTGATCAGAGATATCAAAACCATTTGCGAACAGATCGCGAAAGCCAAAACGCGAAGGAGCGCCTTCGAGAGTGAACGCAGTAAGCGCAATGCTCAAAGAAAGAAACCATTTCTTGTGGGATAA
- a CDS encoding helix-turn-helix domain-containing protein produces MPKKKVVLQSVLPQTLGIECAPLPCMALTIEEAGEVLRLSRCTVLALIAEEKLRVVRIGRRVIVPIRAIEEFLNPAV; encoded by the coding sequence ATGCCAAAGAAGAAGGTCGTGCTGCAGTCGGTTTTGCCGCAGACGCTTGGTATCGAATGCGCCCCGCTGCCGTGCATGGCTCTCACCATCGAAGAGGCGGGGGAGGTTTTGAGGTTGAGTCGGTGCACGGTCCTGGCCCTGATCGCAGAGGAAAAGCTGCGCGTTGTCCGGATCGGCCGCCGTGTCATCGTTCCAATCCGGGCCATCGAGGAATTTTTGAACCCCGCGGTGTGA